The window TAAAAGCCCTCTTCTTAGCGCCCCCTTGCCCTCAGTgtgccctccccaccttccctgcTGAGCCCATACCACTGCAGTTCCAGAAAGTACAGCCTTTGGATTGCACCGGGAAGCAGGGGAGCTGGAGTCCTTGGGCTGAGGCCTTTGTGGTGGGGGTTTGGCAGAGATGGAGGTCACAGGCAAGGAAAGAGGTGGCTGCTGAGCCACTcagggctggcagggctggtgtTGGTGTTGTCCTAGGGAGTGTGTGAGGGGGGACAGTAGGAGGCCCAAGGAGCACCTTGAGGataaggaagagaggaagaggattCTGGGGTCcctctctggagagagagagtgaggggtggagggagggagcacATTGTTTTCTGAAGGTATCTGGACAGAGCAGAAGCCTTCTTTCCACCGGGGCTAGGGGAAGCCCAGGGTACAGTCCTGGTAATGGGAAAGGGTAGGAAGGGGTATTCCTGGCTCCTCCCAAGTCCATAGattccctgccctcccttcccccttccctccatGGCCAAGATGCCAAGGTTGAACTTTGGCATCTACTGTGGTACCTTGGGGGCCACAGTTGAGTGGAGCTGAAAAGGCTCCAGGGAAGCTGAGCAGCCATTGGaaatgggggctggggagggggttcATAATTACAGATATCTGTCATCAAACACCCCAGTGACCCCTCTGCCTGGGTTAGAGGGGAGGTCAAGACAGAGGCTCCCTGGATACCTCTGCCCAGGAGAGGTGAGAGCCCACCTTCCTGGACTCTGCAGTGGGGTCTCTGGAAGGGGCTGTGTGGAGGGGGCGTTCTAGAGGGGAGGGCTAGACTTCTGAGGGCCACACTCCTCCCAGGACCCAATCAGAGTGGCTTTAGAAAGCTTGGGCTCCATGCTCACTGCCCTCCACCATCTCCCAGGAGGCTCTACCTCTGGAATCACAGAGCTAGAGGGGTCCCGGGGTCATCTCATGCCTCCATCCCACCCTGAGCCCTTCCAGTCCCCGAGGGCTCACCCACCCTCTTTGGGCACTGTCCACCCCTGAGACTGCGTACCTTTTCTGGCCCAGGCTGGGCTCCCACTCCTGGTCCCCCTCCCATCCTGGAGGTGTACAGTGCGGAAGTGTTTCTTGTCCTGGCTCGGTAGTCTGTGATTGGTTTACAGGTGTTCTGGGATGGGGATCCCTCTGCCTGGTGCCTGCGTCCCCTGGCTGCCAGTGGCCTCCTTGGTTTATCAGTAGgctctgtgttttctctctgtgcttcaaggTGGACAGGGTTGGGAAGCACTACTCTGACTGAACTTGGGTTCTAGACCTGGCCCATTCCTCTAGAGCAGGAGTCGGCAAACTGTGACCCAGGGGCCAGATCTGACCTGTGCCTGCTCTTCTAAATCTAGTTTTATTGGGGCACAGCCGTCCTCGTTTGTTTATGTGTTGTCTACAGTTGCTTTGATGCTGCACTGGCAGAGTCAAGTAGTtacaacagagactgtatggcctgcaaagcctgaaatagttattatttggccctttacagaaaaaatttacaGACCTCTGGTCGGGGGGggtggtttatttattttgtttatttaaaacagCAGAACCGTTccttcaaacaaaaattttaggCCGAGGCTGAGTAAAGGATTGGTGTGGAGGAGCCCTGGTTGAGGGGATGGGgtcctgcagccccagccccactctgggACGCCAGGCTCCAGGGTTCCGTGAGCCGAGTATGAGTACCACTGCTCTAGACCTGCTCTGCTATGTTCTTGAGCTAGGGGCCCCAGAGCACTCCCGTCCTGGCACCAGGTACACTGTGCTAGCTGTTCAGAGCCTTGGCAGGTGTTCACTCAGCACATTCTCTGCACCACGCTCCAGAACGGGAAGCACCATTCTAGGCCAGAGGGGCAGCTGGTGAACCCAGATGTCTCTACTCTGGGCAGGCGCTGggaagaagggggtggggggtattCTCTAAGACCCAGACCCTCTGAAGCCAGGGAGCTCCTGGTACTCTGACCTAGGACCTGAGGGCAGGAGTGATAGTGTGAGTCCTGGGCCCTGAGTGTGAGTTCCAGCTTGTGCCTGGCTGTGGCATGCCATTGCCTCAGGTTACCACCATTTCCTCACTTTGAGGATGGGGCTCAGATGCCACTAGCCCCTCAGAGGGATGCTGTGAGCCTGGCCCGTGTGGTCAAGGAGCAGGCTGAGGGTTGCCAGGTCTGACAGTCCTCTCGTGACCACCCCCTCCCAGGAGGCTGTACAGAAGGTGTCCTGCAGACCATGAACTGAGCGCTGGTCCAAGACCGTTCATGAGCACAGTGTAAGGCGTGCCGAGACCCACCACCCAGcgatcccctcccctccctggcacTGAGGATCCCCGGAGAAGATGGGGAGGAAAAAGATTCAGATCCAGCGAATCACTGATGAGCGGAACCGACAGGTGAGGAGGTCTTGGAGCCACACAGAGTGGGTGAGGGCAGGGAGCTGGCCTCTGCCTCCGTTCCGTCCAGCCACTCCAAGAGGGTTTCCTGGAAGAAGGGGGCTGTGGAGGCCATTATGGAAGGGGAAAGGCTGAGTTGAGAGAAGAGGAGCCTCGCCTCCCTGCAGCTCTCAGAACCCTGTGTCCCAGAACCCTGAGGCTCATCTGTTGCTGCAGCCACATGGACCTGTGCCCCTCCCCAGGAGCTGCATGCAAGCTGCAGGCCGCACCAGGGCTGCCCCCTTTCCGAGATGaatccttcccctcttcctccttcagggGAAGAGCCAGGGagcccttctcttctccttccctgaccTCTTTATAGCCCCCAGCACAGAGGTGTGGAGTTCTGTCCATCTAAATCCTCTCCCTTCAGTGAGTTGACTCTGGGCTATGTCTTGGCCATGTGTTGGCAGAGAGGTCCTGGCCTGTTCATTCCCCAGACCAGGGGCTCCTTAGATCAGGGCTGTGTCACCCTGAGAATGGGGCCTCCCAAGGCAGGGGCTCTTTCCAGCTGCCTGTAGGCTGGGACTCCTGGGCAGGCCTTGACTGAGCCAGACCTGACTGCCCACCTACAGGTGACATTCACTAAGCGGAAGTTCGGGCTGATGAAGAAGGCCTATGAGCTGAGCGTGCTATGCGACTGCGAGATCGCGCTCATCATCTTCAACCACTCCAACAAGCTGTTCCAGTACGCCAGCACCGACATGGACAAGGTGCTGCTCAAGTATACAGAGTACAACGAGCCGCACGAGAGCCGCACCAACGCCGACATCATCGAGGTGGGCCCACATACCCGgaccccaccccctgcctgcaACTGCACATCACATGCCCACGCAGCACGTACACACGGACCTGCCCGAGCACATGCCTGTGTACACCGGCCCCTCATAGCCCCTCACCTGCGTACACACACGTATAAACCCACATCCTCTCACACAAACCCCggcccagggaggaaggaggggcagcaAGTAGATGTCAGGTGGGGCTGCCCACCCAGCCCACTCCCACTGTAGCCCTCTCAGAGAGCCTTTCTGAATGTGTGTCAGGCGTGACATGACggctctctgctctgtcttctttcacactctctctctctctctctctgtttccccctTCTCCATCTTGTGGTCTGCTCCTGCATCCgactctttttctttgtctccatctctcctgctctgtctctgtccctttgtgGGTCCCTATGGCTCAACTTTCTGTTTCAGAGAGCTGACGTTGTGAACTGTTGAAGGACATGGGCTTTGGGACCCAGCTCTGGCCTTTCCTGACCacgtggccttgggcaggtggtTTTGCCTCCTCGAGCCTTGGTGCCCACCTCCGCCAAATGGGGCCACTGCCTGCTTTGAAGGGTGTTGTGTGAACTGAATGAGACAGCCCTGTTCCTGCTTTGCCCAGTGAGGTCCATGTGCTTTGGGGGTACATAACTTTTGCTGATGAAGAGGGTGTCCGGAAGCCCCAGGCCTGCCTTCCTGGAGTGAGACTTTAACTCAAAGATTTGGAggaaattcctttatttttttatattagagAAAACAGACTTATTCTGGGCTAGAATGTAAAATTTGcattcattttatagacaaaacaAGTATCTGTGAAGCTGTTTTGAGCATGGAGAGGGCAGCTTTGGGGTCTCCTCCAGACCCAGCAGGTGTGCCCTGCCTTGTGTGGACGCATGCACACATGTGAGAAGCGCTGGCCTCTGGGCAGGGACAGCGTGCGGGCCGGTAGAGTGAGGACTCAAGTGCCcgttccctcttttcctttctccctctgattcctctccctctcttctctttctctctttctctctcccctatttctctctccctctgtttctctcttcttctgaggaGAACCCAGGAATTGAGCTGGGCAAAGCCAGTGTTGAATATTTTCCCCTGGGGAAGTCTCCATGCCTCTGGCTGGCACTTGCCCAAGAGTGGTCAGTCCGGGGCTGGCCAAGGGCACCAGCCCCTCAACCCATGCCCCAGAGAGCCCCCTCCCCACATATCACCTTGGAAGCACGTGTGTCTGTGCCAAGTGCCTTCTCTGAGTTAGGCCCACCTTGCACATGACCCCTGTATTCTGATGCTTCCCCCACCAACCACATCTTCACATAGtgccccaggaggggaggggcacactgagggagggggctggggagatgCTGGGAACCCTGAGGAAAGAGGTTGGGGAAAAGTAGGAGGGTCTTAGGCAAGGGCTGGAAGGAGCTCTGGGGAGGCGGGCGGGGGAGGACCCTCACCCCCGCTGACGGTAGTGGTGCGGTTACAGACCCTGAGGAAGAAGGGCTTCAACGGCTGCGACAGCCCAGAGCCCGACGGGGAGGACTCGCTGGAACAGAGCCCCCTGCTGGAGGACAAGTACCGGCGCGCCAGCGAGGAGCTCGACGGGCTCTTCCGGCGCTATGGGGTGAGCcccactcactctctctctgttgGCCCCCCTCCCGGCCCCTTCCCCCCCAGGCGCTGCACAAGAAGCACAGGGAATGTGAGAGCCCTGAGGTGGACGAGGTGTTTGCCCTGACCCCCCAGACGgaggagaaatataaaaagatagaCGAGGAGTTTGATAAAATGATGCAGAGTTATAGACTGGCCGTGAGTAGTCGCATGGAGGAGAGCCTCCCTGTGCTGCATGGTGTGGCTTCGCGCCCCGGCCCGGCCCTCGGCTGCCTCTGATGGGTGTTCCGCTCTGAGCCATGCTGGGGCTATTGGTGACCACTGAGGAACCTCTGACCTTGGTCATAATAAACTGGTGACACTTGCTGAGACTCATCTTGGATGAAGCATAGGCCGGGAGAGGCTTGGGGTATTCCCCTCACCAGCAAGAAGTGTGTAGATGACTTGAGATCCTTAGATGAGAGGAAAGTAGAGAATGTGCTCTTTGTCTGGATCTTTTTTGGGGAGAGGGCCCCTTGGGCCTGCTTTGACATCCCCAGCCTAATATACTCTAGCATTATTTAGGGGAAGCAGAGATTGCTAAAGGGGAAGGCAGTGAGGTGGGGTGAGCACCCTTTGCAGCAGGCTGGATGGATGAGAGACTGCAAGTGAAATGACGTCTTGACCCATGGTGCAGGCCTTTAACAGCTGTGTGTGTGAATTTGGGTCTGTACTCAGGGCCTCTAACCTGCTCCCTGTGTCCTGCCTGGCTGAGGACTAACCCACCTCCACTAGGGGGGTTCCAGGTCCTGTCTGCAGTGAACAGAGCCTTGTTCTCCTTCTCTGGGCCAGAACTGGATCCCAAAGCCTTCCCACCAACGGACTTCCTTGGTGGGAGTGGCAGGCAGGACTCCAAGAGGGcccagagcagagagatggagcTGCCGGCCCTAGGATGCACAGCCTAGAGACTAGAAGAACCCTTGCGTGCCCTCTCAGGCAAAGTGGGTCCAGGGTAGGAGATCACCCTGGCCTGACCCTGCCTCTCTGTTTTCTATCTAGTCAGCTGTCCCGGCCCCCAACTTTGCCATGCCCGTCACGGTGCCCGTGTCCAATCAGAGCTCACTGCAGTTCAGCAATCCCAGCGGCTCCCTGGTCACCCCTTCCCTGGTGACGTCATCCCTCACGGACCCACGGCTCCTGTCTCCCCAGCAGCCAGCACTACAGAGGAACAGTGTATCTCCCGGCCTGCCCCAGCGGCCAGCCAGTGCGGGTGAGTGGGCTGGGAGGTGAGTAAGTGAGGTAGAAATGAGGTGTGATGGAGACTCAGGGACCCATTTTCAACAGTGTATTTCCCTTCACCTACCTCAGAAGTCTCCCGTTTATGTGGCTCCTGAGGGAAGGAACTATGATTCCTCCCTCTGTTCAGTCCCCAAGACTCACTCTGGAAGGGGGCCTCCTGTCAGCTCGTCATGGTTCTGTTCTTTCTTCAGGGGCCATGCTGGGAGGGGACCTCACCAGTGCTAACGGAGCCTGCCCCAGCCCTGTTGGTGAGTACAGCTGCcctgcctgggggtggggtgggatctTCCTGCTCAGTGGCTTCAGGGGCCAGGGAGCAAGAAGGATCTGGATTAGAGGAGAGGAAGATCCCAGGGCCTGAATTGGATGTAGAGTCTGAGGATTTTTAAGCCCCAGCATTTTCTTGTCTGTGGCGTGATTGGTGTGGATGATCAGCAGAGATGGAGGCTCAGGGAATTCTGGGCAAGTGGTGAGAAGGGACCAACAATTCTAGTTGGAGGAGAAGACCCAGGTTTTTCCAGTTGAATGAGGGCGTCTGGGTGGGATCTGGAGGGTGTGAGTATCTGGCATTGCTGACAGACAGTAGGCACAGACTCACACACAGGCAAACATCCTCACTCTTGTGGAAATATCCAGACATTAGATGTGAACTTGTGAGCACACGTCTATAAGCCACAGAACAAAGGCTGCTTTCCCtgcatccccccacccccacagctgacagccccctcctgccctgtgCCGTTGTCCGGCTGGTGACTATGACTTCGAATGTCACCATTGACGTCACCCTGACATTCCTGCCATTCCCAGAGTGATCCGGGAATTGGGATGGAGGTGCCACACACTTCCAGGGCAACAGTGTACTCTCAGGGGACAGAGCAAGGTGACACTTCTGACTGTGGTCACCCCCACATCTCTGGGCTTTAGAATCCCCCAGCTTAGCCCTACACACCATATAATACCGCTTTGGCAGTAGTTGTGTACTGGGGTCAGGAAATGGGGGAATGGGTGAATACCCCTCCCTCTGGAAGGAGAGGGCCAGAGAAGTGCCTTCAGATCTTAAGGGAACAATGATACTTGTGGGTCCTGAAGTCCAGCACGTGGAAGGCTTTGTGGCCCTGGACAAGTCATTACATCTCTGCCAACCAGGCCtcaagtttcctcttctgtaatagGGCTAATGATACACGTCCTGTCCGTTTTGCAggataaataagataatatgtgtGTGAAAGCCCTGTGTAGATTGTGGAGTGTGGAACAAATGTAAAAGATAGTCATTATGCTTGTTATTTCCAGTCTAATTATGGTGGTGGCTATGTTAATCAGTCCCCCAGTGCCGGTAACGACACCACCACCAGCGCATGGCTCCTCTGCCCCAGAGCTGTGGGTGTCTCGTCATGTGCTCGTCTGCATCACAGCATCCCCAGCTCATGGCGAAGGGAGTAGTCAGTGGTTGATTTGCCCTGGTGACCAGGATTCTCATCGAAGCCCAAATTCCAGGCCACCATCCCTCCTCCAACCTAGGTCACCGTGGGCCCAGTTTGGGGCAGCTTGTGGGATCAGAAGGTGCCGGATTTCCTGTCCGTGGAGAcccaagaagagaaaaggcaggGAGAGGCTTGGCTGCGGAAGAGCCTCTTGGCCATTGCGGTTTCCATTTCCAGTTCTTCCTACAATCTCAGAGCTCTGCCACCCAGCCTCATCACGTGTAGTTTGGAGGCAGGGGGATAAACCCAGTGATTTGGGAGTAAGGCatcttctcccctttctccaaGACAGGATGGTTTTAGGGGAGAATCAGAGAGCTCAGCACCCACTCAAAGCCTGCGCATGGCTTTGTGAGGTTCTTGGTGATAGAAGTCCTGGCTTGGGGGCAGTTAACAGGGCTGAGGGGTGGGTCCATGTTTTCCCTTCTACCCTCATCTCTTCTCCAGGGAATGGCTACGTTAGTGCTCGGGCttcccctggcctcctccctgtgGCTAATGGCAACAGCCTAAACAAGGTCATCCCTGCCAAGTCtccgcccccacccacccacagcgCCCAGCTTGGAGCCCCAAGCCGCAAGCCTGACCTGAGGGTCATCACTtcccagggagggaaggggtTGATGCATCACTTGGTGAGTGGATGTTGGGAGAAGGGGCAGCAGTGGGGCATGGGAGGGTGGCGAGGGAGGAGAGAGCCGGCTCCAGCAGGAGGGATGAAGGTTAACCAGCAGTTAGGACTTCCTAAGAGAGCATGGAAGCATGGCTTTTCATGAGCTCTTGCTTCTCAGAGGGCCATACAAGAGGTTGAAACACAGAAGCACCAGCCTCAAGGGCAGTAAAAGGgacaggaggtgggagagaaggttCTGTGATGGGGAGGATGATAGGAAGGATTTGCCATTACAGCAGAGGGATGGGAATTAGACTGTGAGGATTTCCTAACCGATGGACATTGGGATGTGGCATTTTCTGGAAATCAGTCAAGACAGTGAAGAGCTCTGTCCTAGGCTGGTGAGAGCCATCCTGCTCCTCTGCAAAGAGGTAGATGGGATGGCTGTGAGGGCAGGGGtttgaggggagggcagaggctaGAGACTGAACCATCCCCTTGGTTTTGTTTCTGCTCCCAGACTGAGGACCATTTAGATCTGGTAAGTGAGGCTATGAGATGTTTGCTGTGGCTTTGAATTCTGGGTCAACCCATTGCTCTCCGGTCGCCCAGCATGGAGTATGTGTGTGCCCTAGTCCTTTCGcctgtgtgtgtagtgtgtgttgTTTGTTTGGTTATTTGCCAAGAGCTGCGCTCAGTGCCAGGTGGCACACACAGGTGAATGGGGTGGGATGAGGGATTagacatgcatgtgtgtgtatctgtttgtACATGGATGTCTTTATGTGATGTTACATTCATGCAGACACAccgttgtgtgtgtgtatgtgtgtgtgcaagggGAGTGGGCCAGCCCCACGTTTCAGAGGTCCCATCTCCATGGGTCCCAAGATACCTGGGTTAAGGCTCTTGGACCAGGGGCTGGACCACACTTGCCCTCTGACTCCATTCAGGCCTACCGAGCATTCTTGGAACCCAAGACAGGGACCTCCTTAGGAGGGCTGCCAGGTGGACAGTAAAATCAGTTTTCtaggggaagctgaggcccaaggAAAGGCCAGAGTTGTCCTTGGTGGGGGGgcttccccacctctccccatctccttgtGCTCCCTCCTGCACACAGCCCATCTCACAGGCAAtcagagacagacacagccactcttctctctcacacacacacttgcatacTCACCCTCAGCCAagagtggggtgggggctccTCCTCCCCAACTTCCTGATgggaggccagagaggctggaaaaggcaggcAGGCTTTGGCGGCCAACACGGCGGCAGTTTCGGCCCCAGCGTGGAGCTAGAATAAACAAGTGACTCAGCGGCAGATGGAGCTGACAGCcccacacacgtgtgtgcatacACGCAGGCACACGCCACGCCAGGCCCCGCATTCCCCTC of the Equus quagga isolate Etosha38 chromosome 13, UCLA_HA_Equagga_1.0, whole genome shotgun sequence genome contains:
- the MEF2D gene encoding myocyte-specific enhancer factor 2D isoform X2, yielding MGRKKIQIQRITDERNRQVTFTKRKFGLMKKAYELSVLCDCEIALIIFNHSNKLFQYASTDMDKVLLKYTEYNEPHESRTNADIIEALHKKHRECESPEVDEVFALTPQTEEKYKKIDEEFDKMMQSYRLASAVPAPNFAMPVTVPVSNQSSLQFSNPSGSLVTPSLVTSSLTDPRLLSPQQPALQRNSVSPGLPQRPASAGAMLGGDLTSANGACPSPVGNGYVSARASPGLLPVANGNSLNKVIPAKSPPPPTHSAQLGAPSRKPDLRVITSQGGKGLMHHLTEDHLDLNNAQRLGVSQSTHSLTTPVVSVATPSLLSQGLPFSSMPTAYNTDYQLTSAELSSLPAFSSPGGLSLGNVTAWQQPQQPQQPPQPQPPQPQPQPQPQPPQQPQQPPQQQPHLVPVSLSNLIPGSPLPHVGAALTVTTHPHISIKSEPVSPSRERSPAPPPPAVFPATRPEPGDGLSSPAGGSYETGDRDDGRGDFGPTLGLLRPAPEPEAEGSAVKRMRLDTWTLK
- the MEF2D gene encoding myocyte-specific enhancer factor 2D isoform X1, whose amino-acid sequence is MGRKKIQIQRITDERNRQVTFTKRKFGLMKKAYELSVLCDCEIALIIFNHSNKLFQYASTDMDKVLLKYTEYNEPHESRTNADIIETLRKKGFNGCDSPEPDGEDSLEQSPLLEDKYRRASEELDGLFRRYGSAVPAPNFAMPVTVPVSNQSSLQFSNPSGSLVTPSLVTSSLTDPRLLSPQQPALQRNSVSPGLPQRPASAGAMLGGDLTSANGACPSPVGNGYVSARASPGLLPVANGNSLNKVIPAKSPPPPTHSAQLGAPSRKPDLRVITSQGGKGLMHHLTEDHLDLNNAQRLGVSQSTHSLTTPVVSVATPSLLSQGLPFSSMPTAYNTDYQLTSAELSSLPAFSSPGGLSLGNVTAWQQPQQPQQPPQPQPPQPQPQPQPQPPQQPQQPPQQQPHLVPVSLSNLIPGSPLPHVGAALTVTTHPHISIKSEPVSPSRERSPAPPPPAVFPATRPEPGDGLSSPAGGSYETGDRDDGRGDFGPTLGLLRPAPEPEAEGSAVKRMRLDTWTLK
- the MEF2D gene encoding myocyte-specific enhancer factor 2D isoform X3, yielding MGRKKIQIQRITDERNRQVTFTKRKFGLMKKAYELSVLCDCEIALIIFNHSNKLFQYASTDMDKVLLKYTEYNEPHESRTNADIIETLRKKGFNGCDSPEPDGEDSLEQSPLLEDKYRRASEELDGLFRRYGSAVPAPNFAMPVTVPVSNQSSLQFSNPSGSLVTPSLVTSSLTDPRLLSPQQPALQRNSVSPGLPQRPASAGAMLGGDLTSANGACPSPVGNGYVSARASPGLLPVANGNSLNKVIPAKSPPPPTHSAQLGAPSRKPDLRVITSQGGKGLMHHLNNAQRLGVSQSTHSLTTPVVSVATPSLLSQGLPFSSMPTAYNTDYQLTSAELSSLPAFSSPGGLSLGNVTAWQQPQQPQQPPQPQPPQPQPQPQPQPPQQPQQPPQQQPHLVPVSLSNLIPGSPLPHVGAALTVTTHPHISIKSEPVSPSRERSPAPPPPAVFPATRPEPGDGLSSPAGGSYETGDRDDGRGDFGPTLGLLRPAPEPEAEGSAVKRMRLDTWTLK
- the MEF2D gene encoding myocyte-specific enhancer factor 2D isoform X4, translating into MGRKKIQIQRITDERNRQVTFTKRKFGLMKKAYELSVLCDCEIALIIFNHSNKLFQYASTDMDKVLLKYTEYNEPHESRTNADIIEALHKKHRECESPEVDEVFALTPQTEEKYKKIDEEFDKMMQSYRLASAVPAPNFAMPVTVPVSNQSSLQFSNPSGSLVTPSLVTSSLTDPRLLSPQQPALQRNSVSPGLPQRPASAGAMLGGDLTSANGACPSPVGNGYVSARASPGLLPVANGNSLNKVIPAKSPPPPTHSAQLGAPSRKPDLRVITSQGGKGLMHHLNNAQRLGVSQSTHSLTTPVVSVATPSLLSQGLPFSSMPTAYNTDYQLTSAELSSLPAFSSPGGLSLGNVTAWQQPQQPQQPPQPQPPQPQPQPQPQPPQQPQQPPQQQPHLVPVSLSNLIPGSPLPHVGAALTVTTHPHISIKSEPVSPSRERSPAPPPPAVFPATRPEPGDGLSSPAGGSYETGDRDDGRGDFGPTLGLLRPAPEPEAEGSAVKRMRLDTWTLK